The Corticium candelabrum chromosome 18, ooCorCand1.1, whole genome shotgun sequence genome includes a region encoding these proteins:
- the LOC134194219 gene encoding uncharacterized protein LOC134194219 yields the protein MQPYYLDLCEDDTKAQRNGAMAFKYTRNHAESESKSSTDGRICLQSCCHRTTGPGVVLLLSDPGEWENEFCTFLLQQKRERRTTGDSISRYTSTDEEENIDCVYSSIHDAASCIPRWNVHSRHELFENNQQFLRHEPSTRRNTRGGRLCGLLGLSMRPHLHARQAVPDPDRKVELMRQFSVGWS from the coding sequence ATGCAGCCTTATTATCTGGATTTATGCGAAGACGACACGAAGGCTCAACGAAACGGAGCAATGGCGTTCAAGTACACTCGCAACCACGCAGAGAGCGAGAGCAAATCCTCAACCGACGGGCGCATATGTCTGCAATCCTGCTGTCACAGAACGACCGGTCCAGGCGTTGTGCTGCTCCTTTCAGACCCGGGCGAGTGGGAGAACGAATTCTGCACGTTCCTCCTCCAGCAGAAACGTGAGAGGCGCACCACCGGCGACTCAATCTCTAGATATACCTCAACTGATGAAGAAGAGAACATCGACTGCGTCTACTCAAGCATCCACGATGCTGCCAGCTGCATTCCACGCTGGAACGTACACAGTAGGCATGAACTGTTCGAGAACAATCAACAATTCTTGCGACACGAACCGAGTACAAGAAGAAACACGAGAGGCGGACGTCTCTGCGGTTTGCTTGGGCTTTCCATGCGACCGCATCTGCATGCTCGTCAAGCCGTTCCCGACCCTGATCGGAAGGTGGAACTGATGCGACAGTTCTCGGTCGGATGGAGCTAA
- the LOC134194109 gene encoding uncharacterized protein LOC134194109 isoform X3, translating into MTFPRTWTALLVLALKIQRGTATVADNCSNTYAGNCYIFDFTEKGSTWDNGQIICNRFNYNLVSVSDSDENNYIQSLIRSHDNDFKNRTRETWIGLSKRPSDTTFTWSDKFPFVYNNWKNGYKPTMTTNSGCVYMDKNGYWAIANCRTEKSVVCKRAIKGSPLEFPANGNMTSNDSTMAIKCSRLEFPANGNMTSNDSTMAISTVVTFSCKHEFRLIGSTTRTCTSDGWTGERTICRKDNILSNEALPPTTLSHSLSHQTEPDNVSSQTNQTIVDGGNVIPVTQLIVLSTTTFIQTTTQSLTSTLPGNSHNNIILDEVAIIGGMFGCIICLLIIIIIIAINKSKKRRSTKPTQATSILEEGTPSESSGSTEQGDNTLISFREVNDSCYDRLASFSTSDANTLNNNQRETSSTAFGEGVSKSDNFTTDSAPNLQIQSEHTGDTYCQPGEIFKDHNQDESADRRLVGISRRDASTCDTVETESSSKVVQGRDRQHSAALVAIHAKDYMQPDTIIHKQKARNSAGSDGYHEAGVVFDRESHFTCEILMNNDNKSTYCETQPIVGKLEAATAWKSEVESVKKDDIVHKLHDGSETSTNSSHEICITALSDRNKGTKTQDEGYCEPAQLFQTESNSSGNETGDYDDKMSYRQPGKTAKELYVQLNGSKIRQIDCDCLTMCQVVGSGAFGKVTKAEWMIGGLKRMVAIKTLHTDSAENNVKFLREAAIMSQFHHRNVVTFYGLQTQRSPMFIAVEFMENGDLKDYLDKLKCINRSDTAFMLLRASQEISEGMMYLSAKSFVHRDLAARNVLVDGEFTMKIGDFGLTRDLIDETYYLIHGKLLPVRWTAVEALNYRKYSTASDVWSYGVLLYEIWSLGQHPFASAANNKEVVDMVTKGHRLPPPNGCPREVYELMIDCWHPDHHKRPTFIDIQERLHKRRKQTPNSHDRVYTSKPSEWPPVNYQDLEYRYLS; encoded by the exons ATGACATTTCCAAGGACGTGGACGGCACTTCTAGTTCTAGCATTGAAGATCCAGCGGGGAACAGCCACAG TTGCAGATAATTGTTCTAATACCTACGCCGGAAACTGCTATATCTTCGATTTCACTGAAAAAGGAAGCACCTGGGATAATGGACAAATCATCTGCAATAGATTTAACTACAATTTGGTATCAGTCAGCGATAGCGATGAAAACAATTATATTCAAAGCCTCATCCGAAGTCATGACAATGACTTCAAAAACAGAACCAGAGAGACCTGGATAGGTCTCAGCAAACGGCCATCTGATACCACATTTACATGGTCAGACAAATTTCCGTTTGTCTACAACAACTGGAAGAATGGTTACAAGCCAACAATGACTACGAATAGTGGCTGTGTCTACATGGACAAGAATGGGTACTGGGCGATTGCAAACTGTAGGACTGAGAAATCTGTTGTGTGCAAGAGAG CTATCAAGGGCAGTCCCCTGGAATTCCCAGCAAATGGTAACATGACCAGTAATGATTCCACAATGGCAATCAAGTGCAGTCGCCTGGAATTCCCAGCAAATGGTAACATGACCAGTAATGATTCCACAATGGCAATCAGCACTGTGGTCACATTTTCGTGCAAACACGAATTCAGACTAATAGGTTCCACCACAAGAACCTGTACctcagatggatggacaggaGAACGAACAATTTGTCGAA AAGACAACATCCTTTCAAATGAAGCTTTGCCTCCCACCACTTTATCCCACTCTCTttcccatcaaacagaaccagaTAATGTTAGCAGCCAAACCAATCAGACAATCGTTGATGGTGGAAATGTCATACCTGTGACACAGCTCATAGTCCTGTCAACTACAACATTTATccagacaacaacacaatcaTTAACCAGTACATTACCCGGAAATAGCCACAACAACATTATCTTGGATGAAGTGGCAATCATTGGAGGAATGTTTGGATGTATCATATGTTtgctcatcatcatcatcatcatagcAATAAACAAATCAAAGAAAAGAAGATCAACAAAGCCAACACAAGCAACAAGCATTCTGGAAG AAGGGACACCCAGTGAAAGTTCAGGTTCAACTGAACAAGGagacaatacattaatttcaTTCAGAGAGGTCAATGACAGTTGCTATGACCGTTTAGCTAGTTTTTCAACATCTGATGCTAACACACTAAACAACAACCAACGTGAGACAAGTTCTACAGCTTTTGGAGAGGGTGTTTCTAAGAGTGACAATTTCACCACTGATTCAGCACCAAATCTGCAAATCCAATCTGAACATACAGGTGACACATATTGTCAGCCAGGAGAAATATTCAAG GATCACAATCAAGACGAGTCCGCAGACAGGAGATTGGTGGGCATTAGCAGGAGAGATGCTAGTACATGTGACACTGTAGAAACTGAATCTAGTTCCAAAGTCGTACAGGGCAGAGACAGGCAACACAGTGCAG CTCTTGTTGCTATACATGCAAAAGACTACATGCAGCCAGACAcaataatacacaaacaaaaagcacgAAATAGTGCAGGCAGTGATGGATACCATGAGGCTGGAGTGGTTTTCGATAGAGAGTCACATTTCACTTGTGAG ATTTTGATGAATAACGACAACAAGAGTACCTACTGTGAGACACAGCCAATCGTGGGGAAACTCGAGGCAGCCACTGCTTGGAAAAGTGAGGTAGAAAGTGTAAAAAAAGACGACATAGTACACAAGCTCCATGATG GTTCTGAAACGTCAACAAACAGCAGTCACGAGATCTGTATTACAGCTCTATCTGACAGAAACAAAGGCACTAAAACTCAAGATGAAGGATACTGTGAACCCGCCCAATTGTTCCAAACAGAATCAAATTCAAGTGGCAAT GAGACTGGTGATTATGATGATAAAATGAGTTACCGGCAACCGGGAAAAACAGCAAAAGAGTTGTATGTTCAGCTCAATGGAAGCAAGATCCGACAAATTGACTGCGATTGCTTAACAATGTGTCAAGTCGTTGGCTCTGG GGCATTTGGAAAAGTTACAAAAGCAGAGTGGATG ATTGGGGGATTAAAGAGAATGGTTGCAATCAAAACTCTCCACACCGATTCAGCTGAGAACAACGTAAAGTTTCTACGTGAAGCAGCCATAATGAGTCAATTCCATCATAGAAATGTTGTCACATTCTATGgattacaaacacaaagatCACCG ATGTTTATAGCAGTAGAATTTATGGAGAATGGCGACTTGAAAGATTATCTCGACAAACTTAAATGTATCAACAG aTCAGACACTGCTTTCATGTTGCTGCGTGCCTCGCAAGAAATTTCCGAAGGGATGATGTATCTTTCAGCCAAGTCATTCGTCCATCGA GATCTCGCTGCTCGAAATGTCCTGGTGGACGGCGAATTCACAATGAAG ATTGGTGACTTTGGTCTTACTCGTGATCTTATCGATGAGACTTACTATCTTATACATGGCAAACTATTGCCAGTTCGATGGACAGCTGTTGAG GCTCTGAATTATCGTAAGTACAGCACTGCTAGCGATGTGTGGAGCTACGGTGTGCTACTTTATGAAATCTGGTCGTTGGGTCAACACCCATTTGCATCAGCAGCCAACAATAAAGAA GTGGTTGATATGGTAACGAAAGGACACCGCCTACCACCACCCAATGGGTGTCCACGAGAAGTTTATGAATTGATGATCGACTGTTG GCATCCTGATCACCATAAGAGACCAACTTTCATCGACATACAAGAGAGGCTGCACAAGCGCAGGAAACAAACTCCAAATAGTCATGATCGAGTGTACACAAGCAAACCGAGTGAATGGCCGCCTGTAAATTACCAAGATTTAGAGTACAGGTACCTCTCATGA
- the LOC134194109 gene encoding uncharacterized protein LOC134194109 isoform X1, protein MTFPRTWTALLVLALKIQRGTATVADNCSNTYAGNCYIFDFTEKGSTWDNGQIICNRFNYNLVSVSDSDENNYIQSLIRSHDNDFKNRTRETWIGLSKRPSDTTFTWSDKFPFVYNNWKNGYKPTMTTNSGCVYMDKNGYWAIANCRTEKSVVCKRAIKGSPLEFPANGNMTSNDSTMAIKCSRLEFPANGNMTSNDSTMAISTVVTFSCKHEFRLIGSTTRTCTSDGWTGERTICRKDNILSNEALPPTTLSHSLSHQTEPDNVSSQTNQTIVDGGNVIPVTQLIVLSTTTFIQTTTQSLTSTLPGNSHNNIILDEVAIIGGMFGCIICLLIIIIIIAINKSKKRRSTKPTQATSILEEGTPSESSGSTEQGDNTLISFREVNDSCYDRLASFSTSDANTLNNNQRETSSTAFGEGVSKSDNFTTDSAPNLQIQSEHTGDTYCQPGEIFKNTIPAFATSMQDHNQDESADRRLVGISRRDASTCDTVETESSSKVVQGRDRQHSAALVAIHAKDYMQPDTIIHKQKARNSAGSDGYHEAGVVFDRESHFTCEILMNNDNKSTYCETQPIVGKLEAATAWKSEVESVKKDDIVHKLHDGSETSTNSSHEICITALSDRNKGTKTQDEGYCEPAQLFQTESNSSGNETGDYDDKMSYRQPGKTAKELYVQLNGSKIRQIDCDCLTMCQVVGSGAFGKVTKAEWMIGGLKRMVAIKTLHTDSAENNVKFLREAAIMSQFHHRNVVTFYGLQTQRSPMFIAVEFMENGDLKDYLDKLKCINRSDTAFMLLRASQEISEGMMYLSAKSFVHRDLAARNVLVDGEFTMKIGDFGLTRDLIDETYYLIHGKLLPVRWTAVEALNYRKYSTASDVWSYGVLLYEIWSLGQHPFASAANNKEVVDMVTKGHRLPPPNGCPREVYELMIDCWHPDHHKRPTFIDIQERLHKRRKQTPNSHDRVYTSKPSEWPPVNYQDLEYRYLS, encoded by the exons ATGACATTTCCAAGGACGTGGACGGCACTTCTAGTTCTAGCATTGAAGATCCAGCGGGGAACAGCCACAG TTGCAGATAATTGTTCTAATACCTACGCCGGAAACTGCTATATCTTCGATTTCACTGAAAAAGGAAGCACCTGGGATAATGGACAAATCATCTGCAATAGATTTAACTACAATTTGGTATCAGTCAGCGATAGCGATGAAAACAATTATATTCAAAGCCTCATCCGAAGTCATGACAATGACTTCAAAAACAGAACCAGAGAGACCTGGATAGGTCTCAGCAAACGGCCATCTGATACCACATTTACATGGTCAGACAAATTTCCGTTTGTCTACAACAACTGGAAGAATGGTTACAAGCCAACAATGACTACGAATAGTGGCTGTGTCTACATGGACAAGAATGGGTACTGGGCGATTGCAAACTGTAGGACTGAGAAATCTGTTGTGTGCAAGAGAG CTATCAAGGGCAGTCCCCTGGAATTCCCAGCAAATGGTAACATGACCAGTAATGATTCCACAATGGCAATCAAGTGCAGTCGCCTGGAATTCCCAGCAAATGGTAACATGACCAGTAATGATTCCACAATGGCAATCAGCACTGTGGTCACATTTTCGTGCAAACACGAATTCAGACTAATAGGTTCCACCACAAGAACCTGTACctcagatggatggacaggaGAACGAACAATTTGTCGAA AAGACAACATCCTTTCAAATGAAGCTTTGCCTCCCACCACTTTATCCCACTCTCTttcccatcaaacagaaccagaTAATGTTAGCAGCCAAACCAATCAGACAATCGTTGATGGTGGAAATGTCATACCTGTGACACAGCTCATAGTCCTGTCAACTACAACATTTATccagacaacaacacaatcaTTAACCAGTACATTACCCGGAAATAGCCACAACAACATTATCTTGGATGAAGTGGCAATCATTGGAGGAATGTTTGGATGTATCATATGTTtgctcatcatcatcatcatcatagcAATAAACAAATCAAAGAAAAGAAGATCAACAAAGCCAACACAAGCAACAAGCATTCTGGAAG AAGGGACACCCAGTGAAAGTTCAGGTTCAACTGAACAAGGagacaatacattaatttcaTTCAGAGAGGTCAATGACAGTTGCTATGACCGTTTAGCTAGTTTTTCAACATCTGATGCTAACACACTAAACAACAACCAACGTGAGACAAGTTCTACAGCTTTTGGAGAGGGTGTTTCTAAGAGTGACAATTTCACCACTGATTCAGCACCAAATCTGCAAATCCAATCTGAACATACAGGTGACACATATTGTCAGCCAGGAGAAATATTCAAG AATACAATTCCAGCTTTTGCCACATCTATGCAGGATCACAATCAAGACGAGTCCGCAGACAGGAGATTGGTGGGCATTAGCAGGAGAGATGCTAGTACATGTGACACTGTAGAAACTGAATCTAGTTCCAAAGTCGTACAGGGCAGAGACAGGCAACACAGTGCAG CTCTTGTTGCTATACATGCAAAAGACTACATGCAGCCAGACAcaataatacacaaacaaaaagcacgAAATAGTGCAGGCAGTGATGGATACCATGAGGCTGGAGTGGTTTTCGATAGAGAGTCACATTTCACTTGTGAG ATTTTGATGAATAACGACAACAAGAGTACCTACTGTGAGACACAGCCAATCGTGGGGAAACTCGAGGCAGCCACTGCTTGGAAAAGTGAGGTAGAAAGTGTAAAAAAAGACGACATAGTACACAAGCTCCATGATG GTTCTGAAACGTCAACAAACAGCAGTCACGAGATCTGTATTACAGCTCTATCTGACAGAAACAAAGGCACTAAAACTCAAGATGAAGGATACTGTGAACCCGCCCAATTGTTCCAAACAGAATCAAATTCAAGTGGCAAT GAGACTGGTGATTATGATGATAAAATGAGTTACCGGCAACCGGGAAAAACAGCAAAAGAGTTGTATGTTCAGCTCAATGGAAGCAAGATCCGACAAATTGACTGCGATTGCTTAACAATGTGTCAAGTCGTTGGCTCTGG GGCATTTGGAAAAGTTACAAAAGCAGAGTGGATG ATTGGGGGATTAAAGAGAATGGTTGCAATCAAAACTCTCCACACCGATTCAGCTGAGAACAACGTAAAGTTTCTACGTGAAGCAGCCATAATGAGTCAATTCCATCATAGAAATGTTGTCACATTCTATGgattacaaacacaaagatCACCG ATGTTTATAGCAGTAGAATTTATGGAGAATGGCGACTTGAAAGATTATCTCGACAAACTTAAATGTATCAACAG aTCAGACACTGCTTTCATGTTGCTGCGTGCCTCGCAAGAAATTTCCGAAGGGATGATGTATCTTTCAGCCAAGTCATTCGTCCATCGA GATCTCGCTGCTCGAAATGTCCTGGTGGACGGCGAATTCACAATGAAG ATTGGTGACTTTGGTCTTACTCGTGATCTTATCGATGAGACTTACTATCTTATACATGGCAAACTATTGCCAGTTCGATGGACAGCTGTTGAG GCTCTGAATTATCGTAAGTACAGCACTGCTAGCGATGTGTGGAGCTACGGTGTGCTACTTTATGAAATCTGGTCGTTGGGTCAACACCCATTTGCATCAGCAGCCAACAATAAAGAA GTGGTTGATATGGTAACGAAAGGACACCGCCTACCACCACCCAATGGGTGTCCACGAGAAGTTTATGAATTGATGATCGACTGTTG GCATCCTGATCACCATAAGAGACCAACTTTCATCGACATACAAGAGAGGCTGCACAAGCGCAGGAAACAAACTCCAAATAGTCATGATCGAGTGTACACAAGCAAACCGAGTGAATGGCCGCCTGTAAATTACCAAGATTTAGAGTACAGGTACCTCTCATGA
- the LOC134194109 gene encoding uncharacterized protein LOC134194109 isoform X2, whose translation MTFPRTWTALLVLALKIQRGTATDNCSNTYAGNCYIFDFTEKGSTWDNGQIICNRFNYNLVSVSDSDENNYIQSLIRSHDNDFKNRTRETWIGLSKRPSDTTFTWSDKFPFVYNNWKNGYKPTMTTNSGCVYMDKNGYWAIANCRTEKSVVCKRAIKGSPLEFPANGNMTSNDSTMAIKCSRLEFPANGNMTSNDSTMAISTVVTFSCKHEFRLIGSTTRTCTSDGWTGERTICRKDNILSNEALPPTTLSHSLSHQTEPDNVSSQTNQTIVDGGNVIPVTQLIVLSTTTFIQTTTQSLTSTLPGNSHNNIILDEVAIIGGMFGCIICLLIIIIIIAINKSKKRRSTKPTQATSILEEGTPSESSGSTEQGDNTLISFREVNDSCYDRLASFSTSDANTLNNNQRETSSTAFGEGVSKSDNFTTDSAPNLQIQSEHTGDTYCQPGEIFKNTIPAFATSMQDHNQDESADRRLVGISRRDASTCDTVETESSSKVVQGRDRQHSAALVAIHAKDYMQPDTIIHKQKARNSAGSDGYHEAGVVFDRESHFTCEILMNNDNKSTYCETQPIVGKLEAATAWKSEVESVKKDDIVHKLHDGSETSTNSSHEICITALSDRNKGTKTQDEGYCEPAQLFQTESNSSGNETGDYDDKMSYRQPGKTAKELYVQLNGSKIRQIDCDCLTMCQVVGSGAFGKVTKAEWMIGGLKRMVAIKTLHTDSAENNVKFLREAAIMSQFHHRNVVTFYGLQTQRSPMFIAVEFMENGDLKDYLDKLKCINRSDTAFMLLRASQEISEGMMYLSAKSFVHRDLAARNVLVDGEFTMKIGDFGLTRDLIDETYYLIHGKLLPVRWTAVEALNYRKYSTASDVWSYGVLLYEIWSLGQHPFASAANNKEVVDMVTKGHRLPPPNGCPREVYELMIDCWHPDHHKRPTFIDIQERLHKRRKQTPNSHDRVYTSKPSEWPPVNYQDLEYRYLS comes from the exons ATGACATTTCCAAGGACGTGGACGGCACTTCTAGTTCTAGCATTGAAGATCCAGCGGGGAACAGCCACAG ATAATTGTTCTAATACCTACGCCGGAAACTGCTATATCTTCGATTTCACTGAAAAAGGAAGCACCTGGGATAATGGACAAATCATCTGCAATAGATTTAACTACAATTTGGTATCAGTCAGCGATAGCGATGAAAACAATTATATTCAAAGCCTCATCCGAAGTCATGACAATGACTTCAAAAACAGAACCAGAGAGACCTGGATAGGTCTCAGCAAACGGCCATCTGATACCACATTTACATGGTCAGACAAATTTCCGTTTGTCTACAACAACTGGAAGAATGGTTACAAGCCAACAATGACTACGAATAGTGGCTGTGTCTACATGGACAAGAATGGGTACTGGGCGATTGCAAACTGTAGGACTGAGAAATCTGTTGTGTGCAAGAGAG CTATCAAGGGCAGTCCCCTGGAATTCCCAGCAAATGGTAACATGACCAGTAATGATTCCACAATGGCAATCAAGTGCAGTCGCCTGGAATTCCCAGCAAATGGTAACATGACCAGTAATGATTCCACAATGGCAATCAGCACTGTGGTCACATTTTCGTGCAAACACGAATTCAGACTAATAGGTTCCACCACAAGAACCTGTACctcagatggatggacaggaGAACGAACAATTTGTCGAA AAGACAACATCCTTTCAAATGAAGCTTTGCCTCCCACCACTTTATCCCACTCTCTttcccatcaaacagaaccagaTAATGTTAGCAGCCAAACCAATCAGACAATCGTTGATGGTGGAAATGTCATACCTGTGACACAGCTCATAGTCCTGTCAACTACAACATTTATccagacaacaacacaatcaTTAACCAGTACATTACCCGGAAATAGCCACAACAACATTATCTTGGATGAAGTGGCAATCATTGGAGGAATGTTTGGATGTATCATATGTTtgctcatcatcatcatcatcatagcAATAAACAAATCAAAGAAAAGAAGATCAACAAAGCCAACACAAGCAACAAGCATTCTGGAAG AAGGGACACCCAGTGAAAGTTCAGGTTCAACTGAACAAGGagacaatacattaatttcaTTCAGAGAGGTCAATGACAGTTGCTATGACCGTTTAGCTAGTTTTTCAACATCTGATGCTAACACACTAAACAACAACCAACGTGAGACAAGTTCTACAGCTTTTGGAGAGGGTGTTTCTAAGAGTGACAATTTCACCACTGATTCAGCACCAAATCTGCAAATCCAATCTGAACATACAGGTGACACATATTGTCAGCCAGGAGAAATATTCAAG AATACAATTCCAGCTTTTGCCACATCTATGCAGGATCACAATCAAGACGAGTCCGCAGACAGGAGATTGGTGGGCATTAGCAGGAGAGATGCTAGTACATGTGACACTGTAGAAACTGAATCTAGTTCCAAAGTCGTACAGGGCAGAGACAGGCAACACAGTGCAG CTCTTGTTGCTATACATGCAAAAGACTACATGCAGCCAGACAcaataatacacaaacaaaaagcacgAAATAGTGCAGGCAGTGATGGATACCATGAGGCTGGAGTGGTTTTCGATAGAGAGTCACATTTCACTTGTGAG ATTTTGATGAATAACGACAACAAGAGTACCTACTGTGAGACACAGCCAATCGTGGGGAAACTCGAGGCAGCCACTGCTTGGAAAAGTGAGGTAGAAAGTGTAAAAAAAGACGACATAGTACACAAGCTCCATGATG GTTCTGAAACGTCAACAAACAGCAGTCACGAGATCTGTATTACAGCTCTATCTGACAGAAACAAAGGCACTAAAACTCAAGATGAAGGATACTGTGAACCCGCCCAATTGTTCCAAACAGAATCAAATTCAAGTGGCAAT GAGACTGGTGATTATGATGATAAAATGAGTTACCGGCAACCGGGAAAAACAGCAAAAGAGTTGTATGTTCAGCTCAATGGAAGCAAGATCCGACAAATTGACTGCGATTGCTTAACAATGTGTCAAGTCGTTGGCTCTGG GGCATTTGGAAAAGTTACAAAAGCAGAGTGGATG ATTGGGGGATTAAAGAGAATGGTTGCAATCAAAACTCTCCACACCGATTCAGCTGAGAACAACGTAAAGTTTCTACGTGAAGCAGCCATAATGAGTCAATTCCATCATAGAAATGTTGTCACATTCTATGgattacaaacacaaagatCACCG ATGTTTATAGCAGTAGAATTTATGGAGAATGGCGACTTGAAAGATTATCTCGACAAACTTAAATGTATCAACAG aTCAGACACTGCTTTCATGTTGCTGCGTGCCTCGCAAGAAATTTCCGAAGGGATGATGTATCTTTCAGCCAAGTCATTCGTCCATCGA GATCTCGCTGCTCGAAATGTCCTGGTGGACGGCGAATTCACAATGAAG ATTGGTGACTTTGGTCTTACTCGTGATCTTATCGATGAGACTTACTATCTTATACATGGCAAACTATTGCCAGTTCGATGGACAGCTGTTGAG GCTCTGAATTATCGTAAGTACAGCACTGCTAGCGATGTGTGGAGCTACGGTGTGCTACTTTATGAAATCTGGTCGTTGGGTCAACACCCATTTGCATCAGCAGCCAACAATAAAGAA GTGGTTGATATGGTAACGAAAGGACACCGCCTACCACCACCCAATGGGTGTCCACGAGAAGTTTATGAATTGATGATCGACTGTTG GCATCCTGATCACCATAAGAGACCAACTTTCATCGACATACAAGAGAGGCTGCACAAGCGCAGGAAACAAACTCCAAATAGTCATGATCGAGTGTACACAAGCAAACCGAGTGAATGGCCGCCTGTAAATTACCAAGATTTAGAGTACAGGTACCTCTCATGA